In a genomic window of Ipomoea triloba cultivar NCNSP0323 chromosome 3, ASM357664v1:
- the LOC116012242 gene encoding transmembrane protein 220 has product MVGGLSVFRVCSILMAFLFAMSASFQLNDPDWYLWIPLYSTATIVNSVNGASNLMAVRKLAKCTFWLGIIVFIKLGILDLQNGIVGLWSMDMRERAVREKLGSGLVIISMCLHLRKSTPKNLDYGMLTLVVVSYGLCSAFFVLHRKEMKF; this is encoded by the exons ATGGTTGGAGGGTTATCAGTCTTCAGGGTGTGTTCAATCCTAATGGCTTTTCTTTTTGCAATGTCTGCATCTTTCCAGTTGAATGATCCTG ATTGGTACCTGTGGATTCCTCTATACTCGACTGCAACCATTGTGAACTCGGTCAATGGGGCGAGCAACCTGATGGCAGTCAGAAAACTAGCAAAATGTACATTTTGGCTGGGGATTATAGTGTTCATCAAACTAGGGATTCTAGATCTGCAGAATGGGATAGTTGGGCTATGGTCAATGGATATGAGGGAGAGGGCTGTGAGAGAGAAGCTAGGAAGTGGACTGGTTATCATCTCTATGTGTTTACACCTAAGAAAGTCAACTCCAAAAAATCTCGACTATG GAATGCTAACCTTGGTGGTGGTGAGCTATGGGCTATGTTCTGCTTTCTTTGTGCTCCACAGGAAGGAGATGAAGTTTTGA